The Apium graveolens cultivar Ventura chromosome 6, ASM990537v1, whole genome shotgun sequence genome contains a region encoding:
- the LOC141667555 gene encoding pectin acetylesterase 7-like produces the protein MLHSSRTMVGARMYGWLYTLVPILILLTPVGLAVDITHFKTVALTLIPSAVKNGAVCLDGSPPAYHIDRGVGDGANNWLVFLEGGGWCDTTEDCLKRTTDKEGLGSSKIMQAKNFTGILGSTQQLNPDFYNWNRVFVRYCDGASFTGNSFDRVNNLSYKGGKVFSAVVKDLLRKGMRHATNALFMGCSAGGLAAILNCDRFRSFLTEHTNVKCASDAGYFLHTKDVLGEYTYANYYKRIVKLHGSNKNLPKACTSTVRPRGLCLFPQNIVPHIETPLFLINAAYDGNQIGRIWAPSVDHLPESWVRCKFDITKCTPDQIDILKGFRLKFLNALPKSSNASFRGMFISSCLNHCQTQDQRNWDTDPGFKVDDKTMAQALGNWFYGRRSVQIIDDDSVPKVCATKLL, from the exons ATGCTCCACAGCTCCAG AACAATGGTGGGAGCAAGAATGTATGGATGGTTGTATACACTTGTACCTATTTTGATTCTACTTACACCAGTAGGCTTAGCGGTTGATATTACTCACTTCAAAACTGTTGCACTTACTTTGATCCCAAGTGCTGTCAAAAATGGTGCAG TATGCTTGGATGGAAGCCCTCCTGCATACCACATTGACAGGGGAGTCGGTGATGGTGCAAATAACTGGCTCGTTTTTCTTGAG GGAGGAGGATGGTGTGATACAACTGAAGATTGCCTTAAGCGAACTACAGATAAAGAAGGCTTGGGTTCTTCTAAAATCATGCAAGCCAAGAATTTCACAGGAATTCTAGGCTCTACACAACAGCTCAATCCTG ATTTCTACAACTGGAATCGAGTTTTTGTCAGATATTGTGATGGCGCATCATTTACTGGTAACAGTTTTGATCGG GTTAACAATCTTTCTTACAAAGGAGGAAAGGTTTTTAGTGCCGTTGTAAAGGATCTGCTACGAAAAGGGATGAGACATGCAACAAAT GCTCTATTTATGGGATGCTCAGCCGGTGGATTAGCAGCAATACTTAATTGCGATAGATTTCGATCTTTCCTAACCGAACACACCAATGTGAAATGTGCTTCCGACGCCGGCTACTTCCTACATAC GAAGGATGTCTTAGGAGAATACACCTACGCAAATTATTACAAAAGAATTGTTAAATTACAT GGGTCAAATAAGAATTTACCCAAAGCTTGCACTTCAACAGTGAGGCCTAGAGGTTTG TGTCTCTTTCCACAAAACATTGTGCCACATATTGAAACGCCTCTTTTTCTTATAAACGCTGCGTATGATGGAAATCAG ATCGGTAGAATTTGGGCGCCAAGCGTGGATCATCTGCCTGAATCTTGGGTGAGATGCAAATTTGACATAACAAAATGCACGCCGGATCAAATTGATATCTTGAAAG GTTTCAGATTAAAATTCTTAAATGCATTGCCAAAATCGAGTAATGCTTCGTTCAGGGGAATGTTTATCAGTTCATGCCTAAACCACTGCCAAACTCAAGATCAACGGAACTGGGATACGGATCCTGGTTTCAAGGTCGACGACAAG ACAATGGCACAAGCTCTAGGGAATTGGTTTTACGGCAGAAGATCAGTGCAGATAATTGATGACGATAGTGTGCCAAAAGTATGCGCAACAAAACTATTATAA